The sequence ATTTTAGGGGATGATGCCTTGTTTACGCAGGCGAAAATATATGAAGAGCGTCTCAAAGATAAGACAGCTGCCATGGAAGCCTATCAAAAAGTATTAACACAGTATCCAGGGAGTATCTATGGAGCCGAGTCACGTAAGCGGTTCAGAGCCTTACGAGGTGATACCGTTAACTGAGTTCTCTAAAAGTTATCCACAAAAAAGGCCCCAAATACACAATTTGGGGCCTTTTTTGTGGATAACTTTTAGAGAACTGTATGGAGCAAAGACTCTTTAAATGCCTCGTATTGAGCAGGAATTCGAATGCTTATTTTAGATCGGCTGGCTAAACTGGCCAGTCTGTCAGGGACATGAACAGATTGGCCCAGTACATCTTCAACTAAGGGCTTAAATTTTGACGGATGGGCCGTAGCTAATGCAACACCCGTATAATCGATATTCCTGTCGAGCAGGTATTGTTGTAAGCCCAAAATGCCAATGGCGGTGTGAGGACAGGCGATATAGCCAAATTGGTCATAGATACGTTTCATCCCCACTCGTGTTTCGTCATCATCATAGAAATAGCCTGAAACATTTTCTTTGAAATGATCAAAATCATTACCGTAGAGATGAGCTAAACGAACAAAGTTGCTTGGACTCCCCACATCCATCGCATTCGAGATCGTCGCAATAGAGGCTTTAGGCGTATACACTCCCGTTTTTATGTAAGACGGCACTACATGATTTAGGTTAGTTGCTGCCACAAAATGAGCAACAGGCAAGCCCATTTGTTGAACCATGGCACCAGCGCTAAGATTACCGAAATTTCCACTGGGCGTTGAAAAAACAACGGGTTTCCCCCATTTGCGTACCTGGCCGTATGCCCGAACGTAATAAAACCCCTGCGGAATCAACCGAAAAATATTGATCGAATTCGCAGAGGATAGGGATAAATGAGCGTTTAGCTCCGTATCGACAAAGGCTTGTTTCACGATAGCCTGACAATCGTCGAAAGACCCATCTACTTCAAATGCCTGAACATTTCCACCAAGCGTTGTTAATTGTTTTTCCTGAAGATCGCTAACTCGGCCAGAAGGATATAAGATTGAGACACGAACGCCAGGAACATTGTGGAAGCCCATAGCAACAGCTCCGCCCGTATCACCCGAAGTAGCTACCAAAATATTAACTTCTTTATCGTTACGGCCTGAATAATAAGACATTAAAGCCGCCATATAACGAGCTCCAACATCTTTAAAGGCCAGCGATGGACCGTGAAACAACTCAAGAACACTGGTTTTTCCTGGCTCCAGATCAACAACTGGTGTATCGAATGGAAAAGCCTGATGCGTAAGGTTTTCCAGATCAGCCGTACTTATTTCATCACTAAAGAGTGCTTTACTGATCTCAAATCCAATATCTGCTAAAGACTGTCCAGCAATTTTTTCGAAAAAGTCAGTGCCTAAATGAGGTAAAGGAGTTGGCATATACAGTCCTTTATCAGCAGGTAGGCTGTGAAAAAGGGCTTCCTCAACAGAAACAGTATTCTGAGGATTGTTGGTGCTATAAAAACGCATATGAAAAGGCAAAATAAGGCTACAAAGTACGGTAAATCAGTTCAATGAATCGAGTTTAAGTCATTGAAAATGTGGAAAAGTAATGTGGATTAGTGGATAAGTAGGGCAATACGTACCTTTACAGACCAATAAACTTCACAACAGAAAAGAGTCGAAATAGTCAAAGTGCAGAATGATATTTGCAAAAAACTACAAAACGTCTCGTAATCAGCAATTAATTATGTCATTTGGATTATTCAACGTTCCAACGCCGGTTAATGAGCCGGTAAAAGAGTATCGTCCTGGTTCTCCAGAGCGCGAAGCAGTAAAAAAAGCTTTGCAGGATTTTCGATCGGTAGAAACAGACATTCCTATGTATATCGGTGGCCAGGAGGTTCGCACAGACCGTAAAATCCGGGTCGCACCCCCTCACGATCATCAGCATACACTCGGCTATTTTCATGAAGGCGATGCTCAACATGTTGAACAGGCAATTGAAGCCGCATTAGCCGCAAAAGATAATTGGGCGAATTTATCCTGGGAGCACCGGGCCAGCATTTTCCTAAAAGCGGCTGATCTACTCGCTGGACCATATCGGGCACGAATAAATGCTGCAACAATGCTTGGTCAGTCGAAAAACGCTTTTCAGGCAGAAATCGACTCTGCATGTGAGCTGATCGATTTTCTGCGATTCAATGTCCATTATGCAACGGATATCTACCGGCAGCAACCAAACTCTTCGCCGGGCGTCTGGAATCGACTTGAGTACCGTCCCCTCGAAGGATTCGTTTTTGCCCTGACTCCCTTCAATTTTACCGCTATTGCCGGTAATCTACCCACATCGGCCGCAATGATGGGAAACACAGTCGTTTGGAAACCAGCCTATACGCAGGTTTTATCGGCTAAAGTCATTATGGAGGTGTTACTGGAGGCAGGTTTACCTGATGGCGTCATAAATCTGATTTATGTAGATGGTCCGGTGGCTGGCGATAAAATTTTCAACCATCCCGATTTTGCAGGCATACACTTTACAGGTAGTACAGGCGTATTTCAAGCGATTTGGGGTACAATTGGCGCGAACATACACAAGTACAATTCATATCCGCGAATTGTTGGTGAAACAGGAGGGAAAGACTTCGTGCTTGTGCATGAATCCGCAGATGCCGATGAAGTAGCTACTGGTCTTGTACGTGGAGCATTTGAATATCAGGGACAAAAATGCTCAGCTGCATCACGCGCCTATGTTCCATCATCGCTTTGGCCGGCTATCGAAACCAAAGTAAAAGAGTTTCTGAGCGAGATAAAGATGGGCGCAACTGAAGACTTTACCAACTTCATTAACGCTGTCATTGATGAACGATCCTTTAAAAAGATCAAAGCTTATATCGATGCCGCTAAACAGAGTGATCAGGTAAAAATCGTGGCAGGAGGGAACTACGACGGTTCTAAGGGGTATTTTATCGAGCCAACCGTGCTTCAGGTAAATGATCCGAACTATAGAACAATGTGCGAAGAGATATTCGGGCCGGTATTATCAGTTTATGTGTATGAACCATCGGAGTTCGAATCGATACTACAGATTGTGAACAGTACCTCACCTTATGCGTTGACAGGATCTATTTTTGCGAAGGATCGATATGTGATCGAACATACTTCGAAAGTACTCCAGAATGCCGCCGGTAATTTTTATATTAACGATAAACCTACCGGAGCAGTAGTAGGACAACAGCCATTTGGGGGAGCGCGAGCGTCGGGAACGAACGATAAAGCGGGATCAGCTTTAAATTTATATCGCTGGGTTTCGGCACGTACAATTAAGGAAACCTACGTGACTCCCAGGCACTTCGCTTATCCATTCCTACAGGCCGACTAATTATTTAAAAAAAAGTTTTGCGGAAGGCTTGCATTAAAAAAATAAGTCTCCTAATTTTGCACTCCCAAACACGGAAAGACGGCCGTCTAAATTAGATAACAGTCTTTTTATCAATGAGTTAAATGTGGGAACTTTGGATAGTTGTTAAAATAAAATTTCAACTTTTCCTTGACAAGAAAGATAGAGTGTAGTACCTTTGCACTCCGAAATATAAGAAAGGCCAACAACGGTTGGCCACCATCTCGAAAGAGAGACAGTTCTTTGACGTATTGACATCAAATAGGTTAGCACCAAATAAGGCTAATGACAACGTGATTAACTTGTTTAATCACACAAATATTTACGATGGAGAGTTTGATCCTGGCTCAGGATGAACGCTAGCGGCAGGCCTAATACATGCAAGTCGAACGGGCCGCAAGGTCAGTGGCAAACGGGTGCGTAACGCGTAAGCAACCTGCCCTCAACTGGGGGATAGCCCGGCGAAAGCTGGGGTAAACCCGCACGGTCCTATGGAATCACCTGGTTTTGTAGGTAAACATTTATGGGTTGAGGAGGGGCTTGCGTCTGATTAGTTAGTTGGCAGGGTAACGGCCTACCAAGACGATGATCAGTAGGGGTTCTGAGAGGATTGGCCCCCACATGGGTACTGAGATACGGACCCAACTCCTACGGGAGGCAGCAGTAGGGAATATTGGGCAATGGGCGCAAGCCTGACCCAGCCATGCCGCGTGCAGGATGAAGGCGCTCAGCGTTGTAAACTGCTTTTATCTGGGAAGAACTGTAGGATTGCGATCTTGCTTGACGGTACCAGAGGAATAAGCACCGGCTAACTCCGTGCCAGCAGCCGCGGTAATACGGAGGGTGCAAGCGTTGTCCGGATTTATTGGGTTTAAAGGGTGCGTAGGTGGTTTAGTAAGTCTGGTTTGAAAGCTGGTCGCTTAACGATCAGATGTGGCTGGAAACTGGTAAACTTGAATGCGTTGGCGGTAGCCGGAACGGGTCATGTAGCGGTGAAATGCATAGATATGACCCAGAACACCGATTGCGAAGGCAGGCTACTACGACGTGATTGACACTGAGGCACGAGAGCATGGGTAGCGAACAGGATTAGATACCCTGGTAGTCCATGCCGTAAACGATGATTACTGGCTGTTTGCCTGAATGGGTGAGTGGCTGAGCGAAAGCGTTAAGTAATCCACCTGGGGAGTACGCCGGCAACGGTGAAACTCAAAGGAATTGACGGGGGTCCGCACAAGCGGTGGAGCATGTGGTTTAATTCGATGATACGCGAGGAACCTTACCTGGGCTAGAATGCGCGTGAAGTGCTCAGAAATGGGTACGTGTAGCAATACACACAAAGCAAGGTGCTGCATGGCTGTCGTCAGCTCGTGCCGTGAGGTGTTGGGTTAAGTCCCGCAACGAGCGCAACCCCTATTGTATGTTGCCAGCACGTAATGGTGGGGACTCATGCAAGACTGCCTGCGCAAGCAGAGAGGAAGGGGGGGACGACGTCAAGTCATCATGGCCCTTACGTCCAGGGCGACACACGTGCTACAATGGTCGGTACAGCGGGTAGCGATGCAGTAATGCGGAGCCAATCTTGTAAAGCCGGTCACAGTTCGGATTGGGGTCTGCAACCCGACCCCATGAAGCTGGAATCGCTAGTAATCGCGCATCAGCCATGGCGCGGTGAATACGTTCCCGGACCTTGTACACACCGCCCGTCAAGCCATGGGAGTTGGGGGACCTGAAGACCGAGGTAAGAGTCGGTCAAGGGTAAACTCGGCGACTGGGGCTAAGTCGTAACAAGGTAGCCGTACCGGAAGGTGCGGCTGGAACACCTCCTTTCTGGAGCCATTAGGTGCTACCATTGATGTCAATATGCAAAGTGCTGGGCTTGTAGCTCAGGTGGTTAGAGCGCTACACTGATAATGTAGAGGTCCGTGGTTCGAGTCCACGCAGGCCCACAAATCAGTGTGCAGTAACTAGTTAACAGTAAGCATTTTGTATGCATACTGTTAACCGCCAACTGCACACTGAAAATATGGGGGATTAGCTCAGCTGGCTAGAGCACCTGCTTTGCAAGCAGGGGGTCAACGGTTCGAATCCGTTATTCTCCACATGAACCAACGGGTTCATACGTTCTTTGACCTACAGGGAGAAACAGCATCATGGGTTTAGGCTCATGGTGCACGGTAGAAACACACAAGAAATTAGAGTAGCGCAATACATACGCAGCAAAAGGGCGCCTGGGGGATGCCTAAGGCTTCTGGTGGCGAAGAAGGACGTGGCAAGCGACGAAACGCTGTGGGGACCCGCTGGCAGGGGCTGATCCACAGGTATCCGAATGGGGCAACCCACTACCTTGAAGAGGTAGTACCTAGTGATAGGGGCAAACGCGGAGAACTGAAACATCTAAGTACCCGCAGGAAGAGAAAACAATTGTGATTCCGTTAGTAGTGGCGAGCGAACGCGGAACAGCCCAAACCAATCACGTTACGGCGTGGTCGGGGTAGTAGGACCTGACATCAAGCCAGCAATCGAACTGAAATGACTTGGGAAAGTCAACCACAGAGGGTGAGAGTCCCGTACGGGTCAGGGCGTTGGTGGGTTGGGAATCCTGAGTAGGGGGGGACCGGAGAAATCCCCTCTGAATCGGCCGGCACCATCCGGTAAGGCTAAATACGACCAGAAGACCGATAGTGGAGAGTACCGTGAGGGAACGGTGAAAAGCACGGGGAGTACCCGGGTGAAATAGACCCTGAAACCAGGCGCTTACAAGCGGTCGGAGCAAGCAGTGTCTTGTGACGGCGTGCCTTTTGCATAATGAGCCTACGAGTTACCGTTACTGGCGAGGTTAAGTACTTGAAAGTACGCAGCCGAAGCGAAAGCGAGTCTGAACAGGGCGTCGAGTCAGTAGGGGTAGACGCGAAACTTGGTGATCTACCCGTGGTCAGGTTGAAGGGGTGGTAACACACCGTGGAGGACCGAACCGATAAGCGTTGAAAAGCTTCCGGATGAACTGCGGGTAGGGGTGAAAGGCCAATCAAACTGAGAAATAGCTCGTACTCTCCGAAATGTTTTTAGGAACAGCGTTGCGTGTTACCACTGGTGAGGTAGAGCGACCAACAGGATGCGGGGGAGTCACATCCTACCAACTTCTGATGAACTCCGAATGCGCCAGTGGGTGCGTGGCAGTGAGGGCTTGGGTGCTAAGGTCCAAGTCCGAGAGGGGAACAACCCAGACCATCCGCTAAGGTCCCTAAGTGTGTGCTAAGTTGAACAAAGGCGGTCCGGCTGCTGAGACAGCCAGGAGGTTAGCTTGGAAGCAGCTATTCCTTTAAAGAGTGCGTAACAGCTCACTGGTCGAGCGGGGCGGGCGTCGATAATAAACGGGCATCAAGCACATCACCGAAGCGATGGACATACACTTGGAGTGTATTGTGGTAGGAGAGCATTCTATGGGGGGTGAAGTTGTCGCGTGAGCGATGGTGGACCGCATAGAAAAGCAAATGTAGGCATAAGTAACGAGAATGAGGATGAGAACTCCTCACACCGAAAAGCTAAGGTTTCCTCCGCGATGGCAGTCATCGGAGGGTTAGTCGGGGTCTAAGGGGCAGCGGAATCGTGAGTCCTGAGGGGGAACAGGTTAATAGTCCTGTACTATCTATGCAGGATTCCTAATGACGGAGTGCTGGAGGTTCTACGTCCGGACGGAAGTGGGCGTTGAGCGGAGTCTTCGGACGAAGCGAAGGACTGAAGGGGCTTCCAAGAAAAGTTAGGGATCGTCAAGCGTATGGATACCCGTACCGTAAACCGACACAGGTAGCTGGGAAGAATATTCTAAGGTGCGCGAAAGAATCATGGTTAAGGAACTCGGCAAAATGACCCTGTAACTTCGGGATAAGGGGGGCCTACCCAGTGATGGGAGGCTGCAGAGAAGAGGCCCAGGCGACTGTTTACCAAAAACACAGGACTCTGCCAAAATGAAAGTTGACGCATAGGGTCTGACACCTGCCCGGTGCTGGAAGGTTAAGGGGGGAGCTTAGCGTAAGCGAAGGTTTGAACTGAAGCCCCAGTAAACGGCGGCCGTAACTATAACGGTCCTAAGGTAGCGAAATTCCTTGTCGGGTAAGTTCCGACCTGCACGAATGGTGTAACGATCTGGGCACTGTCTCAACCATGAGTTCGGTGAAATTGTAGTAGCGGTGAAGATGCCGCTTACCCGCCACGGGACGGAAAGACCCCGTGCACCTTTACTACAGCTTAACATTGATCGCCGGTCAGGCATGTGTAGGATAGGCGGGAGATTGCGAAGCGGTGTCGCCAGGCATCGTGGAATCAACCTTGAAATACCGCCCTTGGCTGACTGGCGGTCTAACTGGGCAACCAGGACCGTGTTTGGTGGGTAGTTTGACTGGGGTGGTCACCTCCGAAAGAGTAACGGAGGTTTCCCAAGGTTTGCTCATGCCGGACGGTAATCGGCAGCGGAGTGCAATAGCAGAAGCAAGCTTGACAGTGAGGCACACAGGCCGATCTGGGACGAAAGTCGGGTATAGTGATCCGGTGGTTCCGCATGGAAGGGCCATCGCTCAAAGGATAAAAGGTACGCCGGGGATAACAGGCTGATCTCCCCCAAGAGCTCACATCGACGGGGAGGTTTGGCACCTCGATGTCGGCTCGTCACATCCTGGGGCTGGAGAAGGTTCCAAGGGTTCGGCTGTTCGCCGATTAAAGTGGCACGCGAGCTGGGTTCAGAACGTCGTGAGACAGTTCGGTCCCTATCTGTGGTGGGCGTGGGATGACTGAGGGGGTCTGTCCTTAGTACGAGAGGACCGGGATGGACCAACCGCTGGCGGATCGGTTGTTTGGCCGCAGGCACGGCCGAGTAGCTACGTTGGGAACAGATAAGCGCTGAAGGCATCTAAGTGCGAAACTGGCCCCGAGATGAGTCATCCGGTATAAAGGGCCGTGGGAGACGACCACGTTGATAGGCGACAGGTGTAGGTGCAGAGATGTATAGAGCTGAGTCGTACTAATGAGCCCGGACGCGTAAGTAGAAGTGCTACTGAGACTAGTAAATCAAGTGTGTAGATATCGCGGTTTCTCTCTGTGGGAAAAAAGACAAACGATCTTTGGGTGGTGCGTCGTTCAGGCGGGCACTAGTCATAACGAGTCAACAGGTTGGTGCTGGTAAGGCGGGTGGACACCTCTTCCATTTCGAACAGAGCCGTTAAGCCCCGTACTGCCGATGGTACTGCTGTCACAAGTGGGAGAGTAGGAAGGTGCCACCTGATGAAATTGGAGTCTCTGATCGCAAGGTCAGAGACTTTTTTTTGGTAGTTCCCCCTCAACCCAAGGGCTAGCCGATACAGTCACAGCCATCAGGAAGTGAAGTCAACAATACGGATGAATGTCAACTAGAAAAAGCCAGTTAACTTAACCGGCTTTCTGTGAATGTACAGGCTGATTCTGAAATTGCAAATAGTTACAAAATAGCCCAGAAAGCCTCTATTTGATCCAATACCTGTTCTACCGATTCTGCAACCAGCAGCAAAGATCTATTCTCTGCTTTTAAGAAACCATCGGCAACCATTCGGTCTAATTGTTGAAGCATGAGATCATAATAGCCATTCGTGTTAATGATAGCTACTGGACCATCATAAATCTTTAGTTGACGCCAAGCTAAGATCTCAAACAGTTCATCAAGTGTTCCGTAGCCACCTGGCAAGGCAATAACGCCTTTCGCCAACTGTACCATCTTGTATTTCCGCTCATGCATTGTTTCAACAAAATGGAGCTCTGTAAGCGTTTTATGGGCCACTTCAAGATCCGCGAGAAAATTCGGAATTACACCAGTTACTTCTCCCCCGTTGTTCAGTACAGTATCGGCAACAGTTCCCATCAGGCCGAAGCCACCACCGCCATAGATTAACCGGATGTTACGAGTGGCTAATTTTTCCCCGAGTTCTATGGCAACTTCTTTATAGATTGGGTTTGTGCCAGGATTTGAGCCACAATAAACAACAATGCTCTGCATAAGAATTTATTGAAGAGTCAGACTGATTAATTTGACATGACGATTATTCGCTCAAAACTACAGTAACTCTTTGCCAAGGAACGTTAAATCTAAACTGCCGAATGTGCCGGAACTCATCAAAAGAAAAATTTCGGCAGTGTCGCGCTGTTTTACCAGGTAGGATTGTAACGCAAGACTATCCGTAAAAACGTGCAAATTTGGGTACTCAAAAGCTTCGATAACGTCTTCGGAAGTAATTGGGTCAGCTGAGTCCAGATAAGGCCTTGTATGGTCGTTAAAATAGACGACAGCCTGGTCGGCGGCATTGAGTGTCCCTTTATATTCGCCAAGAAACGTTTTCGTTAAGCTGCTGAGTGTATGAAGTTCAACGACAGTTAAGAGTTTCTGGCCTGGATATTGCTTTTTTACAGCCTTGGTCGACGCTTCAACTTTTGCTGGTGAATGAGCAAAGTCGCGGAAAAGAATTTTGCTTGCCGAACCTGCGCCCGTTTTCTCCGCAATTGTCTCCAATCGTAACGCTACTGGCTTAAACGATTGAATGGCTGCGTAAAACTGATCTTCAGTGATACCAATTCGATCACATACGGTCATCGCACCGGCAATATTTTTCATATTATACTCACCAAATAACTGCACCGGTATTTTGGCTCCCTGTCGGGTAAGCAAATACGTTTGCCCGCTAACAATTTCGCTGGGATGCGCTTCGTAGGGAATTTTAGTGATGTCGGTTCGTTCTTTCTGACCAATTACGTCAAGCATATCATCCGACTC comes from Spirosoma aureum and encodes:
- a CDS encoding UDP-N-acetylmuramate--L-alanine ligase, giving the protein MPQAIHFISIGGSAMHNLALALQQQGYLITGSDDEIYDPSRTRLQQNGLLPTETGWFPDKIHAELDAIIVGMHAHRNNPELVKAQELGLTIYSYPEFLYQQSQQKQRVVIAGSHGKTTITAIILHVLKHHNRTFDYLVGEQIDGFETMAKLTPDAPVIVIEGDEYASSPIDSRPKFLHYQPHIALISGIAWDHVNIYPTWEAYVDQFESLAEAMPKAGILAFDESDDMLDVIGQKERTDITKIPYEAHPSEIVSGQTYLLTRQGAKIPVQLFGEYNMKNIAGAMTVCDRIGITEDQFYAAIQSFKPVALRLETIAEKTGAGSASKILFRDFAHSPAKVEASTKAVKKQYPGQKLLTVVELHTLSSLTKTFLGEYKGTLNAADQAVVYFNDHTRPYLDSADPITSEDVIEAFEYPNLHVFTDSLALQSYLVKQRDTAEIFLLMSSGTFGSLDLTFLGKELL
- the thrC gene encoding threonine synthase, encoding MRFYSTNNPQNTVSVEEALFHSLPADKGLYMPTPLPHLGTDFFEKIAGQSLADIGFEISKALFSDEISTADLENLTHQAFPFDTPVVDLEPGKTSVLELFHGPSLAFKDVGARYMAALMSYYSGRNDKEVNILVATSGDTGGAVAMGFHNVPGVRVSILYPSGRVSDLQEKQLTTLGGNVQAFEVDGSFDDCQAIVKQAFVDTELNAHLSLSSANSINIFRLIPQGFYYVRAYGQVRKWGKPVVFSTPSGNFGNLSAGAMVQQMGLPVAHFVAATNLNHVVPSYIKTGVYTPKASIATISNAMDVGSPSNFVRLAHLYGNDFDHFKENVSGYFYDDDETRVGMKRIYDQFGYIACPHTAIGILGLQQYLLDRNIDYTGVALATAHPSKFKPLVEDVLGQSVHVPDRLASLASRSKISIRIPAQYEAFKESLLHTVL
- the pruA gene encoding L-glutamate gamma-semialdehyde dehydrogenase; protein product: MSFGLFNVPTPVNEPVKEYRPGSPEREAVKKALQDFRSVETDIPMYIGGQEVRTDRKIRVAPPHDHQHTLGYFHEGDAQHVEQAIEAALAAKDNWANLSWEHRASIFLKAADLLAGPYRARINAATMLGQSKNAFQAEIDSACELIDFLRFNVHYATDIYRQQPNSSPGVWNRLEYRPLEGFVFALTPFNFTAIAGNLPTSAAMMGNTVVWKPAYTQVLSAKVIMEVLLEAGLPDGVINLIYVDGPVAGDKIFNHPDFAGIHFTGSTGVFQAIWGTIGANIHKYNSYPRIVGETGGKDFVLVHESADADEVATGLVRGAFEYQGQKCSAASRAYVPSSLWPAIETKVKEFLSEIKMGATEDFTNFINAVIDERSFKKIKAYIDAAKQSDQVKIVAGGNYDGSKGYFIEPTVLQVNDPNYRTMCEEIFGPVLSVYVYEPSEFESILQIVNSTSPYALTGSIFAKDRYVIEHTSKVLQNAAGNFYINDKPTGAVVGQQPFGGARASGTNDKAGSALNLYRWVSARTIKETYVTPRHFAYPFLQAD
- a CDS encoding LOG family protein, translated to MQSIVVYCGSNPGTNPIYKEVAIELGEKLATRNIRLIYGGGGFGLMGTVADTVLNNGGEVTGVIPNFLADLEVAHKTLTELHFVETMHERKYKMVQLAKGVIALPGGYGTLDELFEILAWRQLKIYDGPVAIINTNGYYDLMLQQLDRMVADGFLKAENRSLLLVAESVEQVLDQIEAFWAIL